A segment of the Corynebacterium resistens DSM 45100 genome:
CTTTTCGTTACTCATCTCAGTTCACCGACTTATTGCTACAGGTTTCTTTTGGTTCGACGCCCAACTCCACCAGCGAGCGAGGATCATCTTTGGCAACCACATATAGCGGAAGATCTCGCAGCTTGTCGCGTCCGTGCAGCCCGTCAACCTCCAGAACCACCGCCAAACCGCACACAGTAGCCCCTGCGCGCTCCAAAAGTTCACGAGATGCACGCAGTGTTCCGCCCGTGGCGAGTACGTCATCAATGAGGATGATGCGTTTGCCTACTAGGGGGATTCCACTGGCAGGGACCTCAAGGGTAGCACTGCCGTATTCCAAGTCGTAGCTGACTTGGTGCACAGGAGGCGGTAGCTTGCCTCCTTTGCGCACGGCTAGGACCCCGAGTCCCAATTCGTACGCCA
Coding sequences within it:
- a CDS encoding adenine phosphoribosyltransferase; the protein is MNTPVPSTTEHPTTAREALEKFTRIVPDFPKPGIVFEDLTPVLAEPTCYQLLVHDLADACREVGADLIGGLDARGFLLGSAVAYELGLGVLAVRKGGKLPPPVHQVSYDLEYGSATLEVPASGIPLVGKRIILIDDVLATGGTLRASRELLERAGATVCGLAVVLEVDGLHGRDKLRDLPLYVVAKDDPRSLVELGVEPKETCSNKSVN